The Apus apus isolate bApuApu2 chromosome 1, bApuApu2.pri.cur, whole genome shotgun sequence nucleotide sequence CCCCGTGTCATGTTGTGGACAGCTTCTTGCTTAGAGTGCTTCTCCATCCAGTGTCCTCATTCCACATTGACCGTCAgggatttatttcctcttcGTAGTGAGTTACAAGGGCAGCATAACAAGACTGTGTTTGCTGTGTGCTGAATGGGGAACAGCTGGAGACAGATGATTTCCTGTTGCCTGGACattctgtttgcttgcttgAGCCTTGAAAAAAATACGTTTCCAGTTCTTCTGGAGGCTGGTCTCTGTTAAGCCTGTATATTGTGGGCAGCTTTTGAAAACTGTGTTTTATAACTTTGCAAATGAGCGTCCTGCTGTGTCAGTGCCAAGGCTCCATAAACAAGGCAGTTTTCTCAGAAATTTCCCTGCCACATAGCCAGCAGGactgggggagcaggagcagccaaaACCACGTGCTTATGGTGTCAGAGAAGCAGATGCCCTGGAGTGTGATCCCACTTGGACCTCTCTTGCATAGATTTACGTGATTGGGCTGGGTGATGTTTATGGACTCTGCTTAGAAGGATGCCACTCAGCTTTCCTCCCAGTCAGCTCCTGACCGGGGGTAAACCAGCACCACTCTGTTGCAATCATACTGTGCTTGTAACTGCTCTGTCTGCAACACTTGCACTTATCCTCTGGCTCCTTACTTCTggctgtttgcttttattttgattCATTGAACAGTCATTCGCCTTgggagaaaataatatttttttctcactgctgcATACAGACGTTTTGGCTGTGGAAAATGGAGTTAAATAAGAATAGGCTGGtcaggaaagagagagagtgTTGTTGCCAGCTGATACTGGAGAAGTAATATCAGGAAGAATGCAGATTTGGCCAAGGCACAAGAAGTGCTATGGGTCTAGTCGTGAGCCTGGATGTGCAGCAATTGTGCAGCTTTGGGCTGTGGTGGCTGCACATCCTCTCAAATCACAGCAAAATGTCAGTCTGACACAGACACTGGACCAGTGTCAGCTGTCCACCTCCTGCTTCACATCCCTTTAACACCTTGTGTTCCTTCAGAGATCTCTTTATTGAGTACTGACCAGACCTGAGCCTGTTTGATTTGGCAGGCATGGACCTGATGGGGATGTgttgggcagggaaaaaaaaaaaataacactgcagCCGATTCATCCCTCCTTGTTTATTCCACCAGAAATAGATCTGGCAGAGCGCATCAGGAATGAACTAATCAGCAGGGACTTAATTGGCATGTTTGTTAAAAGGCAGGAACAACACAGTGAACAAACTCATGGCTGGATGGCCGGAGGGTTCAAGCAGCCAGAGAGAAGCGCTGCATAGCGGAAACTGTGACTGGTAAGAGAAGTCATACAGATGTGCAGGAGAGCCAGTGGTTGAGAGCTGCCCGAAAGAACTGGGGACAAAGATATACGGGATATCTTTGCAGATGAGCTGCTTTTGAGGAGGGCTCCATCACCCAGGCTTGCCTTCCCATAAGGCTCCCATGTGTGGGGGAGATGGCTAGCCTGCAGGagtgggagggaagggcaggagaggtACAGCTGGAGGAGGCTCCACGGAAAGACTGTGGAAAAGCAGACAGCAGGGAGATAAAGAGGGACAAGTCACCCACTGCAAGCTGAAATGCAGAGGGGGTGGTGAGTaggagaagagctgggaggCAGAGATTTGGAAGCCTTGTCACAGGAGGACTGGCCTCAAGAGCACAGGTAATGCTTGTATGCAAttctctgccttcttttccAGGAAtactttgtttcttcctctggaGGAGACACATCCATGCACCTTGAAAAGGGCTTGTTGTGTTGAGGGATTCTAGGGCACCTCTGGGAAGagccaggagaggagggaacATGTGCAGACTGGCATGGACTTGGAATTTGGAGGATTGCTACCTACATTTCCAGAGAACAGGTGTGAGCACAGAGTGaaagaagcaagcaagcaagagTGAATGAATTCTTAGAGACAGTCAGACAGGCAGACGTAGAGGATGTAAAGTCTGTGGATGCCTAcccagggagagagaggaaactTCTTAAGAGGAAGCACCAAGCTCTGAATGAGAGATAAATGGAGATAAGACATATCCTGGAAAAGTAGATACACctggagaaaaggcagaaggtATTAATGCCTCAAAACCAACAGTACTTTATATTATGATTTGCAGTAGACGTGTGCTTTGCACCTGGAtggcgcttttttttttttaaatttttttttttcttctttagcatCTGTAtgcctgcctgctggcagcagcatcaCACCAGCTGTCCATCATTGGGGCTGTCAATTAAATCCCTTTTCTTAGCAGGATGCTCAGGCTATTTGAGAGATTCAGGTACTCTGCTTTCACACAACATCCAGGTAGAAAATGAGCAGTATAACTCTGAATTATATGAAGTCACTATTTAACTCAAACATGTTGCCAAACTTGAAAGAGTCAAGATACTGTTATTCCTACATAACGCAAAGCTGGGTATGCACAAGTATCCAACATACAGCATtatacccacacacacataaattGGAGAATAATACATTACAATAGATTTTTAGCAAGGACTTTTGAAACAGGTGATATTCTAGCAGTACCACTATGGCTGGGTTAATATTGTAGGAGccaatttttaaaactgtttttggCATTTCTCTTGATCTTTCCACCATTACATAATGCTACAAGCATATGCTAATGTTTGTATtaccctgatttttttttgcttggagAGCTAACAAATGCCATCCGCTCAGCAAGCAGAGCTTGCAAATTCTTTGATTGTTCTGGACTCAGAATCTTGGCAGCTTTCTCTTCTAATGGCTCAGAGTCTTTTCAGTACTCCAGCCTGGGACCCATGGTAGAAttggaattaattaaaaaattgtgtgtGGGTactatgtggttttttttaatgtgaacctttttttatttataacacCTAAACTTACTTTGCCTTTATACATAAACCAGGAAATTTTGGTTGGGTGTATGTAAGTAATATAACCTTAAAACattcttaaaatattacatatggaaataaagattaaaaaattctAACAGTCTGCAAAAATACCTTCATTATCTATTGAGATCctttacaaaatggaaaatctTAAACTAATTTTGATATTTAAATATCCTTTACTATTGTAGTGAGAGctacattttatgtatttatgatTTACCTGAGATCAAACTCCctgattaatttaaaagtataatttatttctctgcaaataACCCCAAAGTCAATATCATTCTTCAGCTTCAGTTTGAAAGTAGCTTGAAAGGAACTTGGGAAAATCATGAGAGGAGAATGGGTCTCAAAGGAAAACCACAAAGCTAATTCACTGGCAGTCCaatattgcagaaaaaaattcctcGTTTTAGGTATCACTACAGTGATTGCTAACTCTAATGAACAAAATCCTCTTCTCAAAGCAAACAGGCTTCAGCTAGCACACTGGGATGCTCATGCATGTCATCAGGAGAGGGTATGTGTTTAGAGAAGTACAGAAAAAGGCTTCAAGCCCTCTTGATACGCAAGGGGCAGGCAACCTCTGAATCGCAATGCAACATCTCGCATGTCTGCACAAGGAACAGTGTGTTCTCCTTAAGCTTCAGGGGAGAGAGTGTTCTCTAAAATGAAGCTGGGTTTGGCACCAGAATAAGATAATCCAGGCAACTCCCTCATACCTTAGCAGGCAGCACAACCCACAGGCAGTAGTGAACTCAAGTCGTCACCTGTTTTCCCTCACTGtgtcaaaatcacagaatcacagactggtttgggttggaggggaccttaaagattacctagttccaaccccccttcacaggcagggacaccttccattagaccaggttgctcaaagtcctgtccaacccagctttgaacacttccagtgaagGGGCATAAACAACTTCCCTGTGCAAacagttccagtgtctcagcaccctcctagtgaagaatttcttcctaatgtcttgCCTAGATCAACCCTTtcccagtttgaaaccattacctcttgtcctattgctacacacCCTTATTAAAAGCTTTCCTGTGAGCCTCTCCagggtactggaaggctgctataaggtctcctcagagccttctccaggctgaataaaccagactttctcagcctgtcttcatggaaggggtgctccagccctctgataatttgcgtggccctcctctggactcacacTAGCAATTCCATGTTCTTCttctgttgggggctccagaactggacacagtactccaggtggggtgtcaccagagcagaggggaagaatcatCTCCCTCAAGCTGCTGGCcatatttcttttgatgcagcccagggtatGCTTGGCTTTCTGAGATGAAAATCTGGGGCAGGTACCAGTGAAATCTCAGTGCTCTGTTGCTATTCCTCACTGTGTGAGATGAAGTATATTGGaagagcaagaaagagaaaggagtcAAATCATGGCAGTTCTCTTTTGCTTTAGGAAGAGATTCAGGCTTGGATGGCACAGCTGCCAATCCTAGCAGGGCTGAGCTCAGGGTATTGAGGTAGCAGAACATTTTTATCATGCCAGAGCAAGGAACTGAGAggttaaaataagaaaagaaaagaaaaaaagtatatattgtGTAATAATGAGCTGAGTATGTCTGTCTTCATTGTTTGCAGATGAAGGGACTGTCCAGTGAATCACTGAGCCTACCCTTGCTGCAAGGGCAGAATATGATGTAATTTTCTGACAGAGAGCTTGACATATTATTGTAATTAGTAGTAACAATAACAAAGCTACTACGTTGTTATTGTTATTCTCTGGACTTAGAAAAGCCTTTTTATCCAAGGATGTAAGAGAGTGTTCCTTGCTTGTCAATCCATGTTCTACCCTGCCAGTATTTTCCAGTGCAGCACTGCAACAGACCTGAAGATGTATTTTCAATGGGCTTAGGATCTGGTTCCTATTACTAATGACCCTGCAGACTTTTTTCTGCTAGAAACCTTGGTAGTGAATATGAATTGCCTTCTACAATTCCACCTAAGAGAGGGGAGATTGCTCAACTTCTGTGTTAAGTGTCTGAGATACAGGAATCTATTTCAGAGACGATTGTAACCTGATGTTTACTATGATAATAAATTACAGTAGGCCCTCAGGAATGCAGGGAGCAAAGCTACAAAGAAACTGGTCCATGGAGTGACCTGCAAATAGTGTGTGTGGGTCGTGTGATTCATTTGGACATGTGAAGCTTTAAAAAGTTTGATAACAAGTAGGGTTGATTTTCAGTATCAAATATAGGTGGAATTCATCCCCACCTTTCTTTtaacaaacacagaaagatCAAAGAATCCTCGCCCTGGGGTATTGAAACAGGTGGGAGGTGGAAAGGATAAGGAATGGATAATCTCTTCAGCATGTTTCACAATGAGCTGGGAAGCCACACCAGGACCTTGATGTTAGCAGCATTTTCAAATCATTTGCAATTAGAGATGTTTGTGTCTGGTAAGTCTCTTCCCATCAGGGAGGATTAAAAAGGCATGTGCAGTGCATAGTCatcaaaagaaagaggaaaaaacaagatCTAAAGACTGGAGTATTTATCTTGAATtgcagagaggcagaggagctgtggtgTCAATCCAAATAGTTTCAAGTAGGTCCATGAAGACCTATTCATTACATTCCTTAGTGATACCATCAAACCTTCTTAGACATCTTTATTTTGGCAGCTCTGAGttgggaggaagaagaggcGAATGTGTGTGTGAGATAGGAAGAAGgtaatttatttgtttcttttaaatgaatgtTTCCTTTAACTGCGGTTAGCAGAAGAATATTGAGCACAAAATGCATCCTGACAGGTggaaagtaataattttaaagtagcATGACATTTGCCATCACTATGGCAAATTCATACTGCTATTTAAAgtatatggaaaaataaatgcaattaaaatacaATAGTGATTGAATGTCAGAAAGGcacaaaataaaaggatttaTTTATGTACTGCTTTATCTGCTACAGATCCTAGCGGGTTTTGAGGTGGCTGAATTCTTCCCAGATGGTTAGGAGATGAAGGCTGTATCATATTCAAAAATAAACTTAATATCTTCATAATCTGCAGTGAGGTCTTAGACTTTTGATGCATGTACCTGAACAGGGGAatcatttgtattttctgaatgTGCCTACTTCTCACATGAACCCCTCCATCACTGTGACTAGAGATGACTGAAATAATAAGTAAACCCTGTGAATTTGgcaatgcattttttttgttttctatgtgCAATATGTGCATAATTGGTATTTCCAGCCAGTTTCTACCACAACAGCTGGTCAcgacattaaaataaaaaagaaaaaaataccagattCAACACTGAGGGACTACTTAATTAAGACAGAATGACAAATTAGCATGAATAAGCTGTGGAGAGACTGATCTGTCCTCTTACACTTAGAGATGGTACTTGTCCAAAAGGGCCTGTAGGTTAGGATTGACTTTTATTGGCTTGGGAATCGCAGAATGACAGAAtcgtcacagttggaaaagacctctaagatcaccaagtccaactgttaacccagaaaaaaaactacCATGCTGGTAAACCCGAAAGATGAGGAGCTTAGGTCAATGCTCACATCAGTTCATATGTACATGTCTTGCCTACTCTACAGATGTGCTCAGCAAGACCAGACCCCCTCACACCAGGGCAAGGTGGAGACGGTACATGAGGGGTGAGGTTGCCTTTGAGGCTCCATCACTGAGCAGCATCTCAGTTATTGCCACTGGTCAGTGTATCTGATAAAAAATAACAGGTTTGTATTCCGGCCTCTATTGAATCCTTGTTGAATTGCTTCACTGGTTTGAACCTTGCTTTCCCTAACTGCAAAGTGGGGATGCAGCTATTCCTGTGCCTTGTGGCACCTCCTCCTGGCATTAACAGAACATCTAAAAGGCACTATCCCCACGTGGCTACATAAGAAGCAAAGCTACTTTCCTAGTTGTCAGCAGTTGATAAAGCATTTCTGTACCACTCAATGGCTTGAAAAAAAGTAAGGAGGTTTGAACATGTGAGAAAGAACAGTCCTTGTACTTCTGTAATAGCTAGGCTGAGCAACTTGAACAgtgttttaaagaaatgcatCATCAGAGAGAAATTTTGTGTTGGGATGACagggggaagaaggagaaaaagaggaaagtgaaaaataagGCAGTTAGcgagataatttttttttgtctccacaGAGCAGGGGAAAGTTAAGGCCCTACAAACAGCTATCATGGTGactcttcttttcctcttctgtatcCTCTTGCCCTGCACTAAATCCCAGGAGGACTTTCTGGACCATCATCAGAAATGGAACTACAGAGAAGGCGGTAAGAGATGGTGGTGGGTCAGCCTGAGAGACATTCAGTAACTCAGAGATTATGATTTGCCTATTTTATCCTTGGAGTGGGACAGTGCTCATTCATGAGTACTCTTTCTTGATTCCTGAGCAGCTGCTTAGATTTCTGGAGAGAAAAGTGATTGTAGAAATATGCAGCTGAGGTGTCCAGTGACAGCACAAAACGTGGGCACCTGGAGGCATAGAACAATGCTGTGAGGGAGagttttatgcttttaaatttaGATCCCCCGTATGTTTAATATTTGGCATTTCATTGTGACTCAGTTCAAGTGATGGGGAGTGCAATCAAACTCAGACCACTGGCTCACgttttcttgttctgtcacatttattttcctctcttccatgGATGCCCTGTTAACCTAGCTGACAAGGTCAACATAGAAGGCATTAACAGCATTACTCAAACACTTGAGAAATGGGGGAACGGCATCTTCTGGCAAATGAAGCACACCCTGCTGAACAACCCAAACGCTTTACTGCCCGAGTTCTCCAGGTAATTCCCTTCATCTGGAAGTGGGATTCAGTCCTGTCCTGGGTGTCCTTCCTTGAGTAGGATTCATCTTCTTTACCTTTCAGATCACTCAAGTGTGGGGAGGTGAATTGCACTGACTTGGTGTCTGTTGTGCTAGCAGCTCTGATTACCCTAGTAAACTACATATTCTGCATACTATTTATTGTGAAATATTCCAGATTGCCATGACTATATTATAAGAATTATCCTGAAGAAAATGTAAGCTGTCCTCAGCACCTCACTCCTGTGAgaacaaactggaaaaatgaaTTGTCCTAGAAATCCACACATGGCCACAAGACAGGGATAAGAAACTGAGCTGGCCCACGATGTTTTGATTTCAATCTCTTTAACACTCACATTTGAGAAAGCTATT carries:
- the LOC127379970 gene encoding uncharacterized protein LOC127379970, whose product is MVTLLFLFCILLPCTKSQEDFLDHHQKWNYREGADKVNIEGINSITQTLEKWGNGIFWQMKHTLLNNPNALLPEFSSLRPVSAAVDNLVREVHSIRKRLEELDERLNVISKTVLPIRMNALQSQRRGNTQLRSLPMHRRRLYARRRPQRS